The Lolium rigidum isolate FL_2022 chromosome 1, APGP_CSIRO_Lrig_0.1, whole genome shotgun sequence region ACTAAAATTTCATGTGGATATAGATCAGAACCTTCCTGGGCACTATAAATAAGTTACACATTATTATCATGGAAACTACAACTTCAGGACCTGATATTTCATATATGCCCCTATAGATTAGGGAGGGGCGAGTACTATTTCTGAATCAGCTATTGGTGAGTACATTCTGCAACTACTCAGAAAGAATAGCTTCGACACAACATACATGAGCTGAAGCACTAAATCAATTGCAGACTAGAGTAAAGCTGGCACCAAGGAACCCTACTTGTCACGAGCTAATCCACCTCATCCTAGCACAGTACAAGTGAACGGAGGGCAAAAAACAAGACTACATAGAAGTACCAGATGCAGCTAAGGTACAATTCACAGCGGGAATTCTACATAAAAACATCCTCTCCAAGTGAAAAACATGCCCACGTAGAAATAATAATACAGGGATTTTGACAATTTGCCACACTTTTACTTGCAATTTGATTATTTGCCACACCCTGTGTCACTGACATATGGTGGTCCTGTGACCTGTGGCAAATAATCAAATTTCAGAGAAAAGTGTGGCAAATAATCAAATTTCCCACAACAATACATAGATCTGGTGAGCAATGTTTTCATGCAAAGTTGCTTGGACAGTAGTAATCAAGttagatatcctacgagccatagCCATCTATTGTGCTGGATCCATAGACTTGCAAGATTTCTAACGTTATACGTGATTACCAATGGTCAAGAAACTTAACAAGAAAACACTGCCCATATGTATTATTGTTACCCTATACACTAGGTATGGGTGGTAAGACGAAAAGCTAGATCTCATAATGAAACTGAGCTAGGCATATGTAAACATCAAGATCTAGTGTTACTCCTCTGTAGGCACAAGATGCCTCGCATCGTTTGTCATGTCCGTGCTTTCCATCATACTTTcaacaggagtttccacatatctATTGGCCATGTTTGTACTTTCTACCTCACTGGCCATGCTTGTGCTTTCTTTCTCAATTTCCACTGGATTTTCTACAAGGCCACATTCCTCAACTTGGATGGCCATGTCTATGTTGCCCTTAATTAGGGCTTGAGTTTCAGTAGAGTCATTTGTATTTACCTTACTTTCACAAGGAGAGCTCAAATCTTCATTGATTTTGGTATCCATCCTCACCACCTCTATCGATGACCAAACCTTGTTTCGTTTATTGTGCTTCTTGCTCCGCAAATGGCCAGCCATGGTCACATTGCTATCGCACCTGACTTTGCAGCGATCACACCACAGGTAGTTGTTCTTCTGAACAACTtcatgcaactctccatctactagTATGCATATTTTTTTAGGTTCGTCGCAAGGTTCTATTCCACTCTTATTCCCGGTGATCTTCCGCAAGTTGTCTTTGCTATCAGTTATCACCTTGCTTGTTCCACACTGGGCGAACTTTGCCTTATGTTTTTTCCCTTCAAGATGCTCATTAAGTCCAGCTTCACAAGTTGCACTCACTTGGCATAGTGCACAGCTCCAGTCCTTGGTTAGTTTCTGTACTTTCTTTGGTACAGTGGGTCCACTAATTGTATCtgccttcctcttcatcctctggaCCTTTGTTTTTGATGAAGGAGCCTGAAATGAACATTTCAGTGCAGAGGTTATTGGGTGTGCATATGAAACAAAAACCTGCAGCTCTGGAAGAATAGCATATGAAACTAACTCTCACGATCAAACTATCTCTCTACACATACCGACACCACCAATTTAAAGGAATGCATGGACATGAGTAGAATCAATGGGAAACAATCAATCCTTTTAAGCTCTGATCTGGGCCCATAATTTTTTCTGGGTGTTTCTGTCATCTAAGAGCAATAATATGGAGCTATTCTATGGGGTTTGGTGTTCCACTGAAGTAATCAGAAAAACAACATTCTAGATAAAAATAGAGATTGCTCACTTATGCATGGCTTGATGAGAGATCCTGAACTTTCTACAAAACTATAATTGTTGCTGCTAAGTTAAGTCCAGGCCAGGTGAAATGAAGATAAAGTGTACAGCACCATTATTAAGCCAAAAAGGCACAGATAGCGTGCAAAACTATGAAAGAACAGAGCATAAATACAGAAGGCTAGCATCTAAAGCCCTTACCATCTCACTTTTATGACATATGGCTACCTGGTACCCAAGCACTATccatctattatttatgtgtggctgcaatatagttGGATATTGACGTCATCTAGACTATTTTCAAATAACAACGGGTAGTTTAGTTCATGTATGTTCTGGAAGGGTATCAATATTATCTCAGAAATTCTAAAACAGCATTAGTATTTTTTAAGAAGACTCACTAGAAGTAACGAACAGATACTTTTTTGGGTAAAACTCTTTGAAGTTTACAAGATTGGTACTTTTTTGTCATGGCCATTCTCTAGACCAAGTTGTTTATAGATTCTATGTTGTTTCTGCTATTACCTTGAGTTATTTTTGGATCTCTGTATTTATATATCACAAATTCACCCCCATATAAGTTTATCATAAGTTATGAAGTGCTAGTTATCTTTTGGCATGCCTTATAGCAGGCCTGATCGTTGAATAACATAGGTTGTTAAAATGGCCAAATTCATGGAACGTTGTGAAATTGGGCAGTATTGAAGAAGGTATTGAAATTTGGCAGTAGTTAAACGACAGTAAGAAAAACGGCGCGGCAAAGCGCGCTAGGTCCATCTAGTATGGAGCTATTCTATGAGATTTGGTGTTCCACTGAAGTAATCAGAAAACCAACATtctagagaaaaaaaaagattgcTCACTTATGCATGGCTTGATGAGAGATCCTGATCTTTCTACAAAACTATAATTGTTGGTGCTGCTAAGTTAAGTCCAGGCCAAGTGAATGAAGATAAAAGTGTATAGCACCATTAAGCCAAAAAGGCACAGATGGCGTGCAAAACTATGAAAGGACAGAGCATAAATACAGACAGAATATCTGAGCCAGGTAGTAGTTTTTATGCCTCATCTGGAAAAAGAACTTCTCTGAAGTAGTACAAGGGCAACAATCTAAAAGAAAGATATGAGCGCACACACACACCTCAGATCTCCCAGAGGGCTCGATCTCAAGCAGCTGGAGCTTATGcttcggcttcggccgcggcggaGACAACCTCCTCCTTTCCCCAAACCCGGCTTGCGGGCGAGGCCCAAACTGGTTAAAGCCATGCCAGGCTCCGAACTCCTCGAaaggcatcggcggcggcgcgtgcggggGCGGATGCATCGCCATCTGCATCGGCGGCGGCATGAGGTGGGCGGGAGGGAAGAACGGGTCGGGCAGGAACCCGCCGCGGGCGAAGGCGAGATCGCCCTTGGCCTCGAACTCGCGGCGCACCTCCTCCTCGATGAGACGCCGCCTGACCTCCATCTGAATAATGccttcccgccgcgccgcctcccactcggtcgatggcggcggcggcggaggccctgGTTGGCGGAGGGGGTGGGGAGCGTTGTCAGGGATTCGGGCGCCTTGAAGGCCTTGACCACCGAAGTAGCCGTCGCGGGGGTGAGAGAGCGGTACCGGCGGGGAATCGCCGGAGGCGGACGAGGAGGGCCCGCGGTCGCCGGCGCGGAAGCGGAACTCCATGAGTCTCCGCGTCGGCGGCAATGGCCGGGCTGGCTTGCTGGGAGAGCGGGCGATTGGAGCGGCGGATTTgcgagcggcggcgcggaagCCAGAGTGAATGCCGCTTCCGGCTGACCCCGAACGGCGTGCGTGGCGACTCCGTTGACGATTCCCCTGGCCCTGGGCGAGTCTTTTTTTCTCCTGAAATACAAGTCGAGCTGGGCTGGATCTTCAGTTTTCTGCTCCAAGCCGGGCCTGACAACCAGAAATATTTTCATTACTTCCGGTTATACTAAGTTgactttctttttaaaaaaaatttgttGAACATCCGTGCTTCGCCGCTGCTtaaaaaactttttttttttgcgaagtcGTGAGCAAGACGTGGGGTCATACGCGCGGCCGCGGCCGGTCAATGGATTAATTAACTTGTCTTCAGCGAACAAACGTCTCGCGCGCAGTGCTACGTATGTATGTACGTACTCCTCACGACGTGCATACACGCCTTCCTTTTTCTCGCTCGCTCGCTACTCCTCACGCGCGTGTGGATTGCTTTGAGTTCATAACAACAAACAAACCCCACGGAAACTGCGCGTGCATGCCATATTTATTAACCGTCGCGTCGCATCGCATCCTGCGCGCGATCTCCCTCCTCGGCTCCAGCGAGTCTCGGGCTTCTACCGATCCGCCAACAAAATTCACCCCCGATCCGTGGCCTCAAACATCACGGCCCTCCACCTGGCTGAAGATTATCGAGCGAAACCAGATCAATCTGCTGTTTCCCACTCTTCCTCTCACAGATTCTCAACCTTGCTCCATCTATAAAAGAaggccatggtcgtcgccgcgggcggcagcgcgtgccgtgacttatgactttggactttggcgaggagaggagaggggagggcaTGTTACTCTGGACCGCCTCGACGACGGAGGCAAGCTAGGCAACAAGTAGCAGGCCAGCGGCGACCTCCTTCGTCTATCCCATAGACTCCACGACGTCCCATGTCCATCAGTCTGATTGACTTCGAGTCTCTACTCTCTCTTCAGGTCGAGGGGAAGCACATTTTGAgttccctttttttttcttccc contains the following coding sequences:
- the LOC124664612 gene encoding uncharacterized protein LOC124664612 codes for the protein MEFRFRAGDRGPSSSASGDSPPVPLSHPRDGYFGGQGLQGPPPPPPSTEWEAARREGIIQMEVRRRLIEEEVRREFEAKGDLAFARGGFLPDPFFPPAHLMPPPMQMAMHPPPHAPPPMPFEEFGAWHGFNQFGPRPQAGFGERRRLSPPRPKPKHKLQLLEIEPSGRSEVQRMKRKADTISGPTVPKKVQKLTKDWSCALCQVSATCEAGLNEHLEGKKHKAKFAQCGTSKVITDSKDNLRKITGNKSGIEPCDEPKKICILVDGELHEVVQKNNYLWCDRCKVRCDSNVTMAGHLRSKKHNKRNKVWSSIEVVRMDTKINEDLSSPCESKVNTNDSTETQALIKGNIDMAIQVEECGLVENPVEIEKESTSMASEVESTNMANRYVETPVESMMESTDMTNDARHLVPTEE